The Methanomassiliicoccales archaeon genome window below encodes:
- a CDS encoding zinc-ribbon domain-containing protein: protein MVYCPKCGTQNPDGSRYCSNCGAPLMGERWDKDKEIDKKCEEMCSGRGPAGKIFWAIIVILIGLWLVFEFGLKNIEGLPDWVYNFSFWWIIPVLVGLAIIIWGVSILVKR, encoded by the coding sequence AATCCTGATGGGTCCAGATATTGTTCCAATTGCGGAGCTCCCCTGATGGGGGAGAGGTGGGACAAGGACAAGGAGATCGACAAGAAGTGCGAGGAGATGTGCTCTGGACGAGGGCCGGCTGGCAAGATCTTCTGGGCAATAATAGTCATTCTAATCGGTTTGTGGCTGGTTTTCGAGTTCGGCCTGAAGAACATCGAGGGACTTCCCGACTGGGTTTACAATTTCAGCTTCTGGTGGATAATCCCTGTATTGGTGGGATTGGCCATAATCATCTGGGGAGTAAGCATCCTGGTCAAGCGTTAG